A region from the Motacilla alba alba isolate MOTALB_02 chromosome 10, Motacilla_alba_V1.0_pri, whole genome shotgun sequence genome encodes:
- the NMB gene encoding neuromedin-B, whose product MALRCLLLLLCGAALGPAVHLDFAEHRSQAAKIKVNPRGNLWATGHFMGKKSVTGSPHLETAEEPAVPMVFGPSLRALLEDMMELLTRELLKILLQERLLDENQGKYDLTGQETGLLTKVLEKYFSN is encoded by the exons ATGGCGCTGcgctgcctcctgctgctgctctgcggAGCCGCGCTCGGACCCGCCGTCCACCTGGACTTCGCCGAGCACCGCAGCCAGGCCGCCAAGATCAAAGTCAACCCCCGCGGCAACCTCTGGGCCACAG GTCACTTCATGGGGAAGAAGAGCGTCACAGGCTCCCCACACCTGGAGACTGCCGAGGAGCCTGCAGTGCCAATGGTCTTTGGCCCCTCTCTCCGAGCCCTGCTGGAGGACATGATGGAACTGCTGACCCGGGAGCTCCTGAAAATCCTCTTGCAAGAAAGGCTGCTGGATGAGAACCAAGGGAAATACGACCTCACTGGCCAG GAGACAGGGCTGTTGACAAAGGTGCTGGAGAAGTACTTCTCAAACTGA
- the SEC11A gene encoding signal peptidase complex catalytic subunit SEC11A isoform X2: protein MLSLDFLDDVRRMNKRQLYYQVLNFGMIVSSALMIWKGLMVVTGSESPIVVVLSGSMEPAFHRGDLLFLTNRIEDPIRVGEIVVFRIEGREIPIVHRVLKIHEKQNGDIKFLTKGDNNAVDDRGLYKQGQHWLEKKDVVGRARGFVPYIGIVTILMNDYPKFKYAVLFLLGLFVLVHRE, encoded by the exons atgCTGTCGCTGGACTTTCTGGACGATGTGCGGCGCATGAACAAGCGGCAG ctgtACTACCAGGTGCTGAACTTCGGCATGATCGTGTCCTCCGCCCTCATGATCTGGAAGGGGCTCATGGTGGTGACGGGCAGCGAGAGTCCCATCGTGGTGGTGCTGAG TGGGAGTATGGAGCCTGCTTTCCACAGAGGAGATCTCCTGTTCCTCACGAACCGAATCGAAGATCCAATCCGAGTGGGAGAAATCGTCGTCTTCAGGATAGAAGGAAGGGAAATTCCTATAGTCCATCGTGTCCTGAAAATCCATGAGAA GCAAAACGGAGACATCAAATTTCTGACAAAGGGAGACAACAATGCTGTGGATGACAGAGGGCTCTACAAGCAGGGCCAGCACTGGCTGGAGAAGAAGGATGTAGTAGGACGAGCAAGAGG ATTTGTGCCCTACATTGGAATAGTGACTATCTTAATGAACGATTATCCAAAATTTAAG TATGCAGTCCTCTTTTTACTGGGTTTATTTGTGCTGGTCCATCGAGAGTAG
- the SEC11A gene encoding signal peptidase complex catalytic subunit SEC11A isoform X1, giving the protein MLSLDFLDDVRRMNKRQLYYQVLNFGMIVSSALMIWKGLMVVTGSESPIVVVLSGSMEPAFHRGDLLFLTNRIEDPIRVGEIVVFRIEGREIPIVHRVLKIHEKQNGDIKFLTKGDNNAVDDRGLYKQGQHWLEKKDVVGRARGFVPYIGIVTILMNDYPKFKVRALLFPACFSHPSYNSFMRTQAEPCALHVCCCRCQCALLCLLCSLFQYAVLFLLGLFVLVHRE; this is encoded by the exons atgCTGTCGCTGGACTTTCTGGACGATGTGCGGCGCATGAACAAGCGGCAG ctgtACTACCAGGTGCTGAACTTCGGCATGATCGTGTCCTCCGCCCTCATGATCTGGAAGGGGCTCATGGTGGTGACGGGCAGCGAGAGTCCCATCGTGGTGGTGCTGAG TGGGAGTATGGAGCCTGCTTTCCACAGAGGAGATCTCCTGTTCCTCACGAACCGAATCGAAGATCCAATCCGAGTGGGAGAAATCGTCGTCTTCAGGATAGAAGGAAGGGAAATTCCTATAGTCCATCGTGTCCTGAAAATCCATGAGAA GCAAAACGGAGACATCAAATTTCTGACAAAGGGAGACAACAATGCTGTGGATGACAGAGGGCTCTACAAGCAGGGCCAGCACTGGCTGGAGAAGAAGGATGTAGTAGGACGAGCAAGAGG ATTTGTGCCCTACATTGGAATAGTGACTATCTTAATGAACGATTATCCAAAATTTAAGGTAAGAGCTCTTCTGtttcctgcctgcttttcccACCCCAGCTATAATTCCTTCATGAGAAcacaggcagagccctgtgccctgcacgTTTGCTGCTGTAGATGTCAGTGTGCACTCCTGTgtctcctctgctctctcttcCAGTATGCAGTCCTCTTTTTACTGGGTTTATTTGTGCTGGTCCATCGAGAGTAG
- the LOC119705108 gene encoding dual oxidase maturation factor 1-like: MTLWNGSYPFYPGANACFPFDTTRAVIVTVFLSMLAMFIIILPGIPSRRRLFWFLRSVLGLFMGAVILNVQFTRDWESGWVQANTSYKSFSPVQVNADIGLHIGLAGVNVTLRGNPVQQINETINYNEHFPWNFGADYDHSYSQGLQKGLPSPILYVAEKFSSQSPCAVHRQYRIAGHYVSLTLWLAFCTWLISILLFSMSILLYGGQMLLLTATLILSSLLLFCTARNTLRCPIQFGPVSLRTDYGESFWLALATGLLCLLLGLGIIILNTVQPEKLKLIFSLDKSSEEEPWDKSCLPAQPSCSAQDGFMVPLGELCHGAATQL; encoded by the exons ATGACTCTGTGGAACGGCTCCTACCCCTTCTACCCTGGAGCCAATGCCTGCTTCCCCTTTGACACCACCCGGGCTGTCATTGTCACCGTATTCCTCTCCATGTTGGCCATGTTCATCATCATCCTGCCGGGGATCCCGAGCAGGAGG AGGCTCTTCTGGTTCCTGCGCTCGGTGCTGGGGCTCTTCATGGGAGCAGTGATCCTCA ATGTCCAGTTCACCAGAGACTGGGAGAGTGGCTGGGTGCAGGCAAACACCTCCTACAAGTCCTTCAGCCCTGTCCAGGTGAACGCGGACATCGGGCTGCACATCGGCCTGGCCGGGGTGAACGTCACGCTCAGGG GAAACCCGGTGCAGCAGATCAACGAGACCATCAACTACAACGAGCACTTTCCCTGGAACTTTGGGGCGGATTATGACCACAGCTacagccaggggctgcagaaggggctgcccagccccatcctCTACGTGGCAGAGAAGTTCAGCTCGCAGAGCCCCTGTGCCGTGCACAGGCAGTACCGCATCGCCGGCCACTACGTGTCCCTCACCCTGTG GCTGGCCTTTTGCACGTGGCTCATTTccatcctgctcttctccatgTCCATCCTGCTCTATGGTGGCCAGATGCTTCTGCTCACTGCCACTCTGATCCTCTCCTCACTGCTCCTCTTCTGCACTGCGAGGAACACACTGAGGTGCCCCATCCAGTTTGGCCCAGTTTCCTTGAGGACAGACTATGGTGAATCCTTTTGGCTGGCATTAGCAACAG ggctgctgtgcctgctcctggggctgggcatcATCATCCTCAACACTGTGCAGCCAGAGAAGCTGAAGCTCATCTTTAGCCTGGACAAGAGCAGCGAGGAGGAGCCGTGGGACAAGtcctgcctgccagcccagcccagctgctctgcacaggacgGGTTTATGGTCCCCCTGGGGGAGCTCTGCCACGGGGCAGCCACCCAGCTCTGA